Proteins from a genomic interval of Trifolium pratense cultivar HEN17-A07 linkage group LG6, ARS_RC_1.1, whole genome shotgun sequence:
- the LOC123891315 gene encoding uncharacterized protein LOC123891315 — MIHCSLYKKEPPRNRKISALKQMRNWKGWRCFKSLTIHPFKSILSKMNSNFRFKSQGHRNGLVSLYKDMESCREYADIQVMWKMIESSSPQIACKKKKIIKPSYWMICFRPT; from the exons ATGATTCATTGTTCCTTATATAAAAAGGAGCCACCAAGGAATAGAAAGATATCTGCTCTGAAACAAATGAGAAACTGGAAGGGCTGGAGGTGTTTCAAGAGCCTTACTATCCACCcttttaagagtatccttagtaaaatgaattcaaatttcaGATTCAAATCTCAAG GACACAGAAATGGACTTGTTAGTCTTTATAAAGACATGGAGTCTTGTAGAGAATATGCAGATATTCAAGTGATGTGGAAAATGATTGAATCATCATCTCCTCAAATTGCTTGCAAGAAGAAAAAGATCATTAAGCCTTCTTATTGGATGATTTGTTTCAGGccaacatga
- the LOC123889459 gene encoding 40S ribosomal protein S4-3-like translates to MARGLKKHLKRLNAPKHWMLDKLGGAFAPKPSSGPHKSRECLPLILILRNRLKYALTYREVIAILMQRHVLVDGKVRTDKTYPAGFMDVVSIPKTNENFRLLYDTKGRFRLHSVRDDEAKFKLCKVRSVQFGQKGIPYLNTYDGRTIRYPDPLIKANDTIKLDLELNKITDFIKFDVGNVVMVTGGRNRGRVGVIKNREKHKGTFETIHVQDSAGNEFATRLSNVFTIGKGTKPWVSLPKGKGIKLTVIEEARKRIASQQVAAA, encoded by the exons ATG GCAAGAGGGTTGAAGAAACATTTGAAGAGGCTCAATGCTCCGAAACATTGGATGCTTGATAAGCTTGGTGGCGCCTTT GCACCAAAGCCATCATCTGGACCTCACAAATCAAGGGAGTGCCTGCCTTTGATCCTTATCCTCCGAAACAGACTAAAATATGCTCTGACATATAGAGAAGTAATTGCCATCTTAATGCAACGTCATGTTCTTGTTGATGGCAAAGTTAGGACTGATAAGACATATCCTGCTGGTTTTATGG ATGTTGTGTCTATTCCCAAGACAAATGAAAATTTCCGTCTCCTGTATGACACAAAGGGTCGATTCCGTCTTCACTCTGTAAGGGATGATGAGGCAAAG tttAAGCTCTGCAAAGTGCGATCTGTTCAGTTTGGACAGAAAGGGATACCTTATTTGAACACCTATGATGGGCGCACCATCCGATATCCTGACCCCCTAATTAAGGCTAATGACACAATCAAACTTGACTTGGAACTTAACAAGATAACTGATTTCATCAAATTTGATGTGGGGAATGTTGTTATGGTGACTGGAGGGAGGAATAGAGGTCGTGTTGGTGTCATCAAGAACAGGGAAAAACACAAAGGAACCTTTGAGACCATTCACGTCCAGGATTCCGCTGGTAATGAGTTTGCAACCCGGTTGAGTAATGTCTTCACCATTGGCAAAGGTACAAAACCATGGGTGTCTCTACCCAAAGGCAAGGGTATTAAATTGACTGTCATTGAGGAGGCTAGGAAGCGGATTGCTTCTCAACAAGTGGCAGCTGCTTAA
- the LOC123890228 gene encoding uncharacterized protein LOC123890228 isoform X2, giving the protein MEDGVTEVRSLFPPPNHNPEEGSKRKYNEENEEGFVSTEKAEKVKQKGLDIEEAKDSSSGGGGVISNFISNFMTPLSPRTGKVTTEDESGNEVFEKEEEIGNNGGEKGVISNLVSNFFHRNESEEGVVKTENKEKEDDEEIKGGEKIKRLKTDQTEANGGSSGGGGLIHDIVSHLPTSIPAPTADEATILINSLVRD; this is encoded by the exons ATGGAAGACGGTGTTACAGAAGTTCGTAGTTTGTTTCCTCCACCAAATCATAATCCAGAAGAGGGatccaaaagaaaatataatgaagaaaatgaagaagggTTTGTCTCAACAGAAAAGGCTGAAAAAGTGAAACAGAAAGGTCTTGATATAGAAGAAGCAAAAGACAGTTCAAGTGGAGGTGGAGGTGTAATTAGCAACTTTATCTCGAATTTTATGACTCCTTTGAGTCCAAGAACAGGGAAAGTTACTACTGAAGATGAAAGTGGAAATGAGGTGTTTGAGAAAGAGGAAGAGATTGGTAACAATGGTGGAGAAAAAGGGGTCATAAGTAATCTTGTTTCTAACTTCTTTCATAGAAATGAATCTGAAGAAGGTGTGGTGAAAACTGAGAACAAAGAGAAGGAAGATGATGAGGAAATCAAAGGTGGTGAAAAGATTAAGAGATTGAAGACAGATCAGACTGAAGCTAATGGTGGCAGCAGTGGCGGTGGAGGCCTTATTCATGACATTGTATCTCATTTACCTACTTCTATCCcag CTCCTACAGCAGATGAGGCGACTATTTTGATTAACTCTCTTGTTCGTGACTAA
- the LOC123890228 gene encoding uncharacterized protein LOC123890228 isoform X1, producing the protein MEDGVTEVRSLFPPPNHNPEEGSKRKYNEENEEGFVSTEKAEKVKQKGLDIEEAKDSSSGGGGVISNFISNFMTPLSPRTGKVTTEDESGNEVFEKEEEIGNNGGEKGVISNLVSNFFHRNESEEGVVKTENKEKEDDEEIKGGEKIKRLKTDQTEANGGSSGGGGLIHDIVSHLPTSIPDDAAPTADEATILINSLVRD; encoded by the exons ATGGAAGACGGTGTTACAGAAGTTCGTAGTTTGTTTCCTCCACCAAATCATAATCCAGAAGAGGGatccaaaagaaaatataatgaagaaaatgaagaagggTTTGTCTCAACAGAAAAGGCTGAAAAAGTGAAACAGAAAGGTCTTGATATAGAAGAAGCAAAAGACAGTTCAAGTGGAGGTGGAGGTGTAATTAGCAACTTTATCTCGAATTTTATGACTCCTTTGAGTCCAAGAACAGGGAAAGTTACTACTGAAGATGAAAGTGGAAATGAGGTGTTTGAGAAAGAGGAAGAGATTGGTAACAATGGTGGAGAAAAAGGGGTCATAAGTAATCTTGTTTCTAACTTCTTTCATAGAAATGAATCTGAAGAAGGTGTGGTGAAAACTGAGAACAAAGAGAAGGAAGATGATGAGGAAATCAAAGGTGGTGAAAAGATTAAGAGATTGAAGACAGATCAGACTGAAGCTAATGGTGGCAGCAGTGGCGGTGGAGGCCTTATTCATGACATTGTATCTCATTTACCTACTTCTATCCcag ATGATGCAGCTCCTACAGCAGATGAGGCGACTATTTTGATTAACTCTCTTGTTCGTGACTAA